GACACCTCGAACTGGTCCCGCAGCGACAGGTGCGAGGCGGTCAGCATCCCGCCGACCTCGGCGGCGGCCTTGGCCCGCAGCAGCCCGACGGTCGCCTCCACCCGGTGGTTCTCGGTCACCACGTGCTGGACGCGGCGGCGGAGCACGGGCTCGCCGAGCCGCCCCAGCGCCTCCGGCAGGTCCTCCACGTCACGCAGCGACGCCACCCCGAGGACGGCCGCCGCCCGCTCGCACTCCGCCCGCCGCACCGCGTACCCGCCGGCCCCGTGGGTGTGCGCCACCCTCGTGTCGATCACCAACAGCGTCAGCCCGTCGAACGTGACCGGCACCCGCGAGGACAGGCCGCTGCCGCAGTCCAGCATCAGCGCGTGGCCCTCGGTGCACAGCAGCGCCGCCGACTGGTCCATGATCCCGCAGGGGACGCCGGCGAAGTCGTTCTCGGCCCGCTGGGCGAGCCGGGCCAGCTCGGGGCGTTCGAGGTCGACCCCGTACAGGTCGCACAGCGCCAGCGCCGTCGCGCACTCCAGCGCCGCCGACGACGCCAGCCCCGCGCCCTGCGGAAGGTCGGAGTCGATCAGCAGCGACGCGCCGCCGACCCCGTGCTCCCGCAGCACCCACGCCACGCCCGCCGGGTACGCCGCCCAACCGTCGACCGCGCCCGGCGTCAACGCGTCCACCCGGACGACGCGCCCGTCGGCGGCGGCCTGGAGGGAGCGCAGCTCCAGCACGCCGTCGTCCCTGCGCGCGGCGGCCACCGACACGCCCTGCGCCAGCGCGAACGGCAGCACCAGGCCGTCGTTGTGGTCGGTGTGCTCCCCGATCAGGTTGACCCGGCCCGGAGCCCGCCACACGCCCTCCGGGGGCCGCAGGTACGCCTCCTCGAAGGCCGAGGTCAGCGGGCTCACGAGCGCGACTGGAGGAACGCCCAGGCGTCCGACGCCATCTGGTGCAGGTCCCGCTCGGGCTTCCAGCCCAGCGCCGACCGGATCCGCTCGGAGGAGGCCACCAGCACCGCCGGGTCGCCGGGGCGGCGCTCGCCGACGACGACCGGGATGGGGTGACCGGTCACCTCCCGGCACACGTCGATGACCTGGCGGACCGAGAAGCCGTTGCCGTTGCCCAGGTTGAAGATCTGGTGGACGCCGGGCTCGCACGCGTCCAACGCCAACAGGTGCGCGACGCCGAGGTCCACCACGTGGACGTAGTCGCGGATGCAGGTGCCGTCGGGTGTCGGGTAGTCCTCGCCGAACACGTTGATCGACTCACGGGTCCCGGCCGGCACCGCCAGCACGTTGGGGATCAGGTGGGTCTCCACCGTGTGCCGCTCCCCGAACCGGCCGTGCGCGCCCGCCACGTTGAAGTACCGCAGCGACACCCCGCCGATGCCGAACAGCCGGGCGTACTCGGCCAGCGCCGTGTCGATCGCCAGCTTGGAGGCCCCGTACGGATTGGTCGGCCGGGTCGGGTCGGTCTCCAGGATCGGGGTGGACTCGGGCTCCCCGTACGTCGCGGCCGTGGAGGAGAACACGATCCGGCGGACGTCCGCCCGGCGCATCGCGTCCAGCAGCGCCAGCGACTCGCCGAGGTTGCGGTCCCAGTACAGGCCGGGCTTCTGCACGGATTCGCCCACCAGGGACTTGGCCGCGAAGTGCAGCACCGCGTCGAACCCGCCGCCGTCGAGGAGGCCGAGGGCCTCCTCCCGCAGCGTCCCGCGCACCAGCCGGGCCCCCTCGGGCACCGCGTCCTCGTGGCCCGTGGACAGATCGTCGAGCACGACGACCTCGTGTCCCGCCTCCAGCAGTTGGGCGGTGACCACGCTGCCGATGTAGCCGGCGCCACCGGTGACGAGCAGCTTCACGAGACTTCCTCCATCTGCGGGAACGACGCGGGGGAGGTCTCAGCGTAGCCAAGCCGCGGGGCCCGCCGGACGACGATCACGGGGATACCCTGTCGCCCGCCCACCGTCCCTCCTGAGAGAATCGAGTCGTGCACATGTCCTCGCCAGCAACGCCACGCGTCCTGTCCGGCATCCAGCCCACGGCCGACTCGTTCCACCTGGGCAACTACCTGGGCGCGTTGCGGCAGTGGGTGGCGCTGCAGGACGACCACCAGGCGTTCTACTGCGTGGTGGACCTGCACGCGATCACTGTGGAGCACTCTCCGGAGGCGTTGCGCCGCCGCACCAAGGTGGCCGCCGCGCAGCTCATCGCCATGGGCGTCGACCCGGAGCGGTCGACGCTGTTCCTGCAGAGCCATGTGCCCGAGCACGCGGAGCTGGCCTGGGTGCTGAGCTGCCTCACCGGCTACGGCGAGGCGGGCCGGATGACCCAGTTCAAGGACAAGTCGGCCAAGCAGGGCCTGGCCGCCGCGAGCGTCGGGCTGTTCACGTACCCGATCCTGATGGCCGCCGACATCCTGCTGTACTCGCCGGAGCCGGGCGAGGGCCGGGTGCTGCGGGTGCCCGTGGGCGATGACCAGAGCCAGCACCTGGAGCTGACCCGTGACCTGGGCGGACGCTTCAACCATCGGTTCGGCGAAACGTTCGTGCTGCCCGAGGCGTACATCCCGCAGGGCGCCGCGCGGATCCGCGACCTGCAGGAGCCGACCGTCAAGATGAGCAAGTCGGCGTCCAGCCCGCAGGGCATCGTCGAGCTGCTCGAGGAGCCGGGCCCGCTGCGCAAGAAGATCATGCGCTCGGTCACCGACACCGGCACCGAGATCCGCTACGACGAGGAGAGCAAGCCGGGCGTCACCAACCTGCTGCGGATCTACTCCGCGCTGGACGGCGCGAGCGTCGCGGAGCTGGAACGGCGTTACACCGGCCAGGGTTACGGGCAGCTCAAGAAGGACCTGGCCCAGTTGGTGCTCGACACCTTCACCCCGATCAAGGAGCGCACCGAGAGGCTGCTGGGCGACGAGAAGCAGCTCGACCGCATCCTCGCCGACGGGGCGGCGCGGGCGGGTGCGGTCGCCGCGCGCACCATGGAGGTCGTGCGGGAACGGGTGGGATTCGTGGGACGTGGCCTGTGACGATCGGCTGACAGAGGGTCGACGCGAAGGGCCCGGGGAGGAAGCGCCCCGGGCCGGCCCCCGCACGATCGGCGTGGCCATCCCCATCCCCGACCCCTACGGGGCCGAGCTGCAGCACTGGCGGGAGGCGTTCGGCGACCCCATGGCGGGCTCCATCCCCACCCACGTCACGCTGCTGCCGCCGACCGAGGTGGACGGCGACCTGCTCGGCCGGATCGACGAGCATCTGCGGCGGGTCGCCGAGGACGGACGGGAGTTCCCGATCGTCCTGAGCGGGACGGCGACGTTCCGGCCGGTGTCGCCGGTGGTGTTCGTCGCGATCGCCGACGGCATCGGCTCCTGCGAACGGGTCGAGGCCCGGGTCCGCAGCGGCCCGCTGGCCCGTGAGCTGCAGTTCCCTTACCACCCGCACGTCACCGTCGCCCACGACCTGTCCGAGGAGATCCTCGACCGGGCGTTCAAGGAGCTGGCCCACTACCGGGCCGAGTTCACCGTCTGGGGGTTCTCGCTCTACGAGCACGGCCCCGACGAGGTGTGGCGTCCGCTGCGGAACTACCCGTTCGGGGCGGGCGGCGCAGGCCCCCACCAGGAGGGCGAGCGCCCCCTGGGTTGACTCGTTCACCGTGGGTACTGATGGCGTCATGGCGCGGGTGATCGACGGTGTGCGGCAGGGCGCGGTGTCGTGGTGGCACCGGTGGAGCGACGGCCTGCGCGAACGCCGCCGCAGGTGGCCCTGGCTGGACCACCTGTTCCGTGCCCACCGCCGCTATGCGGAGCAGCGCGGCGACCGTTCCGCCGCCGCGATCACCTTCTACGGCTTCCTGTCGTTCTTCCCGCTGGTGGCGCTGGCGTACGCGCTGCTGGGCTATCTGGTCGGGGTGAGCCGGCAGGCCCGCGACTACCTGGTGCAGGCGATCTCGGAGCTGATGCCGGGCCTGGCGGCCGACGTCGACGTGGCGCAGATCGCCCAGGCGCGCGGCACCGCCGGGGCCATCGGCCTGGCGGGCCTGCTGATCGCCGGGCTCGGCTGGATGAACGCCGTCCGCGAGTCGCTGCGCGACATCTGGCTGGGCGACCCCACCGGCGGGGGCAACATCGTCCTCAAGAAGCTGGCCGATCTGGGGATGCTGGCGTTCCTGGGCACCACGATGATCATCTCCGTGGCGGTGTCCACGGTGACCACCCGGGCCAGCCACGTGGTGCTGGGCTGGCTCCACCTGGCGGGCACGCCGGGGGCCGGCACCGGGCTGCGGCTGCTGTCCCTGGCGGTGGCCATCGGCTTCAACACCCTGATCTTCCTGGTGCTGTTCTCCCGCCTGTCGGGCACCCACGCCCCCTGGCACGACATCGTGCGGGGCGCGCTGTTCGGCGCGGTCGGCTTCGAGATCCTCAAGCTCACCGGAACCCTGCTGATCGGCCACACCCTCGGCAACCCGGTGTACGCCTCGTTCGCCGCGGTGGCCGGGCTGCTGCTGTGGATCGACGTGGTGTCGCGGTTCGTGCTGTTCGCCGCCGCGTGGACGGCCACCCGCCGCGTCGTGCTGAGCGCCGACGCCGCCAACCGGGCCAACCAGACGGAGGACACCGCCCCGATGGCCGTTCTGGACGACGCTCAGACGCCCGTGGAGCCGCTGGGACGCTAGCCGCGGGCCTCATCGGTCGCGTCCGGCTCCGCGTCGCGATCCGGCAGATTGAGCGGCGGGGGACCGGCCTGCGGCGGCGCGTGGACGCCGGCGGGCGCGGGCGGCGGGCCCTGGGGGGCCGTGCGGCGGCGGCGCAGCACGAGGAACATGCCGCCCGCGACCAGCGCGGCGGCGGCCCCCACCCCTCCGATGACCGCCCAGTCGCCGCCGGACGCCTCGTTCGACAGCGGGTTGGCGGGGAGCACGCCGCCGTCGCGGTCGTCGGACCCGGCCTCGGGCTCGGTGGCGGTGTTCACCGGGTCGACCAGCACCCCGACCGGCGTCACCTTGGGGCCGGCGGAGAAGCCCCAGTTCAGCAGCGCGGTGGTGTCGGGCCACAGGTTCTCGCCCTTCATCAGGGCGACGATGATCGTCCGGCCGTTCCGCCGGGCGGCGCCCACGAAGGTCTGCCCGGCGGCCAGCGTGAAGCCGTTCTTGCCGCCGATCATCCCCGGGTACGCGTACCGCTGGCCGGGCAGCAGCCGGATGTGCGAGTAGATCGGATAGCCGCCGGTCTTCTTGCCCTTCTTGCGCTCCTTCTTGGTCGGCGGGGCCGGCCAGAAGTGGTGGTTCTTGCCCGCGTAGCCGCGCAGCGCGGGCAGTTTGAGCCCTTGCCGCATGATGAGCGCCAGGTCGTAGGCGGAGGTGTGCTGGGTCTTGACGCTCAGCCCCAGGTCCTTGTCGAGGCCGTTGGTGGACCCGGCGAGGGTGTCGGCCGCCCCGAGCCGGCGGGCCTCCTCGTTCATCGCGTCGAGGGCCGGCCGCAGGCCGCCGGCGGCCTGGGCCAGGCCCAGCGCGGCGTCGTTGCCCGACACCATGAGCAGCGCGTGGAACAGGTCCGACACCTTGTAGGTCAGCTTGGGCGTCATCCCCACCTTGGTGCCCTCGACGTCACAGGTGGCCTGGGTGGGGCGCACCACGGCGTTCGGCTTCAGCCGCGGGATCAGCGCCACCGCGGTCAGCATCTTCAGCGCGCTGGCCGGCAGGTGGTGCCCGTGCGGGTTCTTGGCCGCCAGCACCTTTCCGGTGTCCCCGTCGGCGATCAGGTACGAGCCCGCCGCGACCTTCGGCGGACCCTTGACCCCGGGACCCGCGTCGACCACCACGCCGCGGGAGCCGAGCCGCGGCCCGCCGACCGGCTCGCCAGGCTCGACCGTCGCCGTCGCGACCGCCGTCGCGACCGCCGGGGCACCGACGAGGGGCGCCGCGATCAGCGGCACTGTGAGCGCGACGACCGCGCGTGATGTGGTTCTCATGGCTCCGCCGAAGAGTAGTGACCATCCAGGTCTGCGGGTACCCGGGCCTACCTTCCATGACGCCCGTTCCGGCCCCCGAGTTGGGTGAGGAAGTACCCAAGTCGGTGCCTGAGCCGTTAATCATCGCCGTTTTGGGACGTCTGACTAGTCCGTTCGGGTCATTACCTGATTGCCGTGGTGTGGCCGAAATGGATGACGGTCCGTGTCCGCCCCCGGTCCGGGCGGGCCAACTGTCGCCGACCGGGCGGGGTACGCGGCGGTGCGCGGGCGGTTCCCCGCATCATGGAGGGATCCGCGGTCCGGGCGGAGGCCGGTGGTTCGGTCGACTGGTCGGCGTTTGTCCGGGCTTAGGGATGCGCTGGCCCAATTGCGCCACGTGCCACGCATCGACCTGCAAGGATTGCGCATGGAGGTTGGCCGTGGCCATTGACTTCAAGGCATCGCGGGGCCCGACGCTGGGCGTGGAGTGGGAGCTCCAGCTCGTCGACGCGAAGACGCGGCGCCTGCGGCAGGACGCGCACCGGGTGCTGGCCGCACTGCCCGGCCTCAGCGAGCAGGCGGAGGCCCCCCGGCTGCACCACGAGCTCATGGAGTCCATGGTCGAGGTGGTCACGGGGGTCTGCCACACCGTCGGCGAGGCCGTGGTCGACCTGGCCGGAACCCTCGAGCAACTACGCTCCGTGACCGAGCCTCGGGGCATGGAGCTGGCCTGTACCGGAACGCATCCGATCAGTGACTGGCGGGACGCGGTGCTGGCGCCCGTCCAGCGGTACGCCGACCTGATCGAGCGGATGCAGTGGCCGGCCCGGCGCGCCCAGACGTTCGGGGTGCACGTCCACGTGGGGGTCCGCGACCGGGCGAAGGCGATCCCGATCGTCAACGCGCTGGCCGCGTACCTGCCGCACTTCCTCGCGCTGACCGCCTCCAGCCCGTTCTGGGGCGGCGACGACACCGGGCTGGCCTCCAGCCGCTCGGTGGTGTTCGGCGACCTCCCCACGGCGGGGCCGCCGCACCTGCTGGCCGACTGGGCCGAGTTCGAGGAGTACATGGACACGCTGCTGCGGGCGGGCAGCATCCGCAGCATCAAGGAGGTGTGGTGGGACATCCGCCCGCATCCGGACTTCGGCACGATCGAGATCCGGATGTTCGACGGCATCCCCACCCTGCGGGAGGTCGGCATGGCCGCCGCCCTCTGCCAGAGCCTCGTCACCCTTTTCGACCAGCAATTGGATCGCGGA
The DNA window shown above is from Thermomonospora umbrina and carries:
- a CDS encoding glutamate--cysteine ligase; amino-acid sequence: MAIDFKASRGPTLGVEWELQLVDAKTRRLRQDAHRVLAALPGLSEQAEAPRLHHELMESMVEVVTGVCHTVGEAVVDLAGTLEQLRSVTEPRGMELACTGTHPISDWRDAVLAPVQRYADLIERMQWPARRAQTFGVHVHVGVRDRAKAIPIVNALAAYLPHFLALTASSPFWGGDDTGLASSRSVVFGDLPTAGPPHLLADWAEFEEYMDTLLRAGSIRSIKEVWWDIRPHPDFGTIEIRMFDGIPTLREVGMAAALCQSLVTLFDQQLDRGYTLPRPAAWVVRDNKWRATRHGLDAIVITDDGGSTAPLRDDLYELIRELEPVADRLGCAEELKVAGEVLEHGAPYERQRALRAEGGTLEDLVEAAVLELAEDRFVTPREVAHGGG
- a CDS encoding YihY/virulence factor BrkB family protein — its product is MARVIDGVRQGAVSWWHRWSDGLRERRRRWPWLDHLFRAHRRYAEQRGDRSAAAITFYGFLSFFPLVALAYALLGYLVGVSRQARDYLVQAISELMPGLAADVDVAQIAQARGTAGAIGLAGLLIAGLGWMNAVRESLRDIWLGDPTGGGNIVLKKLADLGMLAFLGTTMIISVAVSTVTTRASHVVLGWLHLAGTPGAGTGLRLLSLAVAIGFNTLIFLVLFSRLSGTHAPWHDIVRGALFGAVGFEILKLTGTLLIGHTLGNPVYASFAAVAGLLLWIDVVSRFVLFAAAWTATRRVVLSADAANRANQTEDTAPMAVLDDAQTPVEPLGR
- the galE gene encoding UDP-glucose 4-epimerase GalE — encoded protein: MKLLVTGGAGYIGSVVTAQLLEAGHEVVVLDDLSTGHEDAVPEGARLVRGTLREEALGLLDGGGFDAVLHFAAKSLVGESVQKPGLYWDRNLGESLALLDAMRRADVRRIVFSSTAATYGEPESTPILETDPTRPTNPYGASKLAIDTALAEYARLFGIGGVSLRYFNVAGAHGRFGERHTVETHLIPNVLAVPAGTRESINVFGEDYPTPDGTCIRDYVHVVDLGVAHLLALDACEPGVHQIFNLGNGNGFSVRQVIDVCREVTGHPIPVVVGERRPGDPAVLVASSERIRSALGWKPERDLHQMASDAWAFLQSRS
- a CDS encoding D-alanyl-D-alanine carboxypeptidase family protein, whose product is MRTTSRAVVALTVPLIAAPLVGAPAVATAVATATVEPGEPVGGPRLGSRGVVVDAGPGVKGPPKVAAGSYLIADGDTGKVLAAKNPHGHHLPASALKMLTAVALIPRLKPNAVVRPTQATCDVEGTKVGMTPKLTYKVSDLFHALLMVSGNDAALGLAQAAGGLRPALDAMNEEARRLGAADTLAGSTNGLDKDLGLSVKTQHTSAYDLALIMRQGLKLPALRGYAGKNHHFWPAPPTKKERKKGKKTGGYPIYSHIRLLPGQRYAYPGMIGGKNGFTLAAGQTFVGAARRNGRTIIVALMKGENLWPDTTALLNWGFSAGPKVTPVGVLVDPVNTATEPEAGSDDRDGGVLPANPLSNEASGGDWAVIGGVGAAAALVAGGMFLVLRRRRTAPQGPPPAPAGVHAPPQAGPPPLNLPDRDAEPDATDEARG
- the trpS gene encoding tryptophan--tRNA ligase yields the protein MSSPATPRVLSGIQPTADSFHLGNYLGALRQWVALQDDHQAFYCVVDLHAITVEHSPEALRRRTKVAAAQLIAMGVDPERSTLFLQSHVPEHAELAWVLSCLTGYGEAGRMTQFKDKSAKQGLAAASVGLFTYPILMAADILLYSPEPGEGRVLRVPVGDDQSQHLELTRDLGGRFNHRFGETFVLPEAYIPQGAARIRDLQEPTVKMSKSASSPQGIVELLEEPGPLRKKIMRSVTDTGTEIRYDEESKPGVTNLLRIYSALDGASVAELERRYTGQGYGQLKKDLAQLVLDTFTPIKERTERLLGDEKQLDRILADGAARAGAVAARTMEVVRERVGFVGRGL
- a CDS encoding 2'-5' RNA ligase family protein, giving the protein MAIPIPDPYGAELQHWREAFGDPMAGSIPTHVTLLPPTEVDGDLLGRIDEHLRRVAEDGREFPIVLSGTATFRPVSPVVFVAIADGIGSCERVEARVRSGPLARELQFPYHPHVTVAHDLSEEILDRAFKELAHYRAEFTVWGFSLYEHGPDEVWRPLRNYPFGAGGAGPHQEGERPLG
- the galK gene encoding galactokinase — its product is MSPLTSAFEEAYLRPPEGVWRAPGRVNLIGEHTDHNDGLVLPFALAQGVSVAAARRDDGVLELRSLQAAADGRVVRVDALTPGAVDGWAAYPAGVAWVLREHGVGGASLLIDSDLPQGAGLASSAALECATALALCDLYGVDLERPELARLAQRAENDFAGVPCGIMDQSAALLCTEGHALMLDCGSGLSSRVPVTFDGLTLLVIDTRVAHTHGAGGYAVRRAECERAAAVLGVASLRDVEDLPEALGRLGEPVLRRRVQHVVTENHRVEATVGLLRAKAAAEVGGMLTASHLSLRDQFEVSWPAADVAVEAALVAGARGGRMVGGGFGGSVIVLTADDRLERVRDAVAAAFEARRWAAPGFLEAVPSAGAARVV